The following proteins are co-located in the Candida dubliniensis CD36 chromosome 3, complete sequence genome:
- a CDS encoding nucleoporin, putative (Similar to S. cerevisiae NUP159;~In S. cerevisiae: subunit of the nuclear pore complex that is found exclusively on the cytoplasmic side, forms a subcomplex with Nup82p and Nsp1p, required for mRNA export) — translation MAIEEEISEDLGFKLEHGIPLFDPLDLQKLAAKHLKLLAIHDDLMVASNSDCLKVISLKDLNEITTIEGDFSITQLHFVGNELFVLDDSKVKSLTVDQLKTKDYTFRTIREGFVDILPSSSGILALNADNELYLNSDKIASNVSAFCWTSSSYIYASKDKPYEINNKKINVKDADKLCIVEMFPINEKYLFVAYDKVDAELDDHDVRSFILEETDKYYIAHDADIAPAFASVARAVTYYHAQLLDWYKSDTFSLITSSVAIDLGMLDTTKEQTPKIIAQSEDINRAQFPIDEESGEDCSPVGFGLSFNELTSKVLEPCPGADEATGVLPRVYTLLHTGNLISWWVFHKSAILNNELSLENAIKAASKKQPSEVAQTTNNPFGNTPSSVFSASKSAFGQAGFGSSGSGKANPAFGTTGFGQTGFAKPTGFTQSTGSPFSGFATGGSAFAKLGSDGTSIFGGTSSVSSNDLKKESTSSNKEITELADESEISLPESEESDYSDEEEQIENINDTQDNAATIPSESTSQVVQPQDKEIVQPSLKPVQFSVFNGFTSPTKPSSNEIESKIINIIENTEGNLQVMNTNIKQLGEFIAQHEKIDKGIDSLKFAEARVPLRDTIETLQRELVDSTNLSTKIQKSFGEKVKLDRLYSQLALAADKNSANKDVLKSRPLDFKNDLMQTKLREKLNNVRSLEKKVLALLMPIKARNSMDDQTIDNIERIVFQINEQILDHSVSVDDLATRMGELDIESNKKVDVLSSCSKLKLRKKLRQM, via the coding sequence ATGGCgatagaagaagaaatatcCGAAGATTTAGGCTTTAAATTAGAACATGGCATCCCACTTTTTGATCCATTGGATTTGCAAAAGTTAGCCGCAAAACacttgaaattgttggCTATACACGATGATTTGATGGTGGCATCAAATAGTGATTGCTTAAAGGTTATATCATTAAAGGATTTAAACGAGATAACCACTATTGAGGGAGATTTTAGTATTACCCAATTGCATTTTGTTGGAAACGAATTGTTTGTTCTCGACGACTCGAAAGTAAAGTCGTTGACGGTAGACCAGCTCAAAACTAAAGACTACACTTTTCGTACCATCAGAGAAGGTTTTGTTGATATACTCCCATCATCGTCGGGAATATTGGCATTGAACGCCGACAACGAGTTATACCTCAACTCAGATAAGATAGCTTCCAATGTCTCAGCATTCTGCTGGACATCGTCGCTGTACATTTATGCTTCAAAAGATAAGCCTTAcgaaataaacaacaaaaaaatcaacgTCAAAGATGCTGACAAACTTTGTATTGTTGAAATGTTCccaataaatgaaaagtACTTATTTGTTGCTTACGATAAGGTAGATGCCGAATTGGATGACCATGATGTTAGGTCGTTTATTTTGGAAGAGACGGATAAATACTATATTGCCCACGACGCTGATATCGCCCCTGCATTTGCGTCTGTGGCTAGGGCTGTAACATATTACCATGCACAACTATTGGATTGGTATAAATCAGATACGTTTTCCCTCATCACCTCGTCAGTAGCCATAGATTTAGGAATGTTGGACACCACCAAGGAACAAACTCCAAAGATAATTGCCCAGTCTGAAGACATAAACCGTGCCCAATTCCccattgatgaagaatcaGGAGAAGATTGCTCGCCAGTTGGGTTTGGCTTGTCTTTTAACGAACTTACATCAAAAGTTCTTGAACCGTGTCCTGGTGCTGACGAGGCTACTGGGGTTTTGCCTAGAGTATACACCTTGCTTCACACAGGTAACTTAATTTCTTGGTGGGTGTTCCATAAATCAGCAATCCTAAACAATGAATTGTCATTGGAGAATGCAATCAAGGCGGCATCCAAAAAGCAGCCAAGTGAAGTTGCCCAAACGACAAACAATCCCTTTGGTAACACCCCATCTAGTGTTTTTAGTGCAAGTAAATCAGCATTTGGCCAGGCTGGGTTTGGTAGTTCTGGTTCAGGGAAAGCAAATCCTGCGTTTGGAACTACAGGATTTGGTCAAACAGGATTCGCAAAACCTACAGGATTTACCCAATCAACCGGAAGCCCTTTTTCTGGCTTTGCCACTGGTGGGTCAGCATTTGCGAAACTTGGATCGGATGGTACTTCAATTTTTGGTGGCACCTCATCTGTTTCCAGCAACGACTTAAAAAAGGAAAGTACCTCCTCGAACAAGGAAATTACAGAACTTGCCGACGAAAGTGAAATATCATTGCCGGAACTGGAAGAAAGTGACTACAGCGATGAAGAGGAACAGATAGAAAACATAAATGACACACAAGACAATGCAGCAACTATCCCTTCAGAAAGCACATCTCAAGTGGTACAACCACAAGACAAGGAGATTGTCCAACCCTCTCTCAAACCAGTACAGTTTTCTGTCTTTAATGGTTTCACCAGCCCTACCAAGCCATCTTCTAACGAAATCGAAAGCAAGATTATTAACATAATTGAGAATACAGAAGGTAACTTACAAGTAATGAATACCaatataaaacaattggGAGAGTTTATTGCCCAGCACGAAAAAATCGACAAGGGCATAGATAGTCTCAAATTTGCCGAGGCAAGAGTCCCACTCCGTGATACAATCGAGACTTTACAACGAGAATTAGTAGACTCAACTAACctatcaacaaaaatccaaaaaagtTTTGGTGAAAAGGTCAAACTTGATCGTCTTTACAGTCAATTGGCATTGGCAGCAGATAAAAACTCTGCCAACAAAGATGTCCTTAAATCTCGACCTTTGGATTTTAAAAATGACTTGATGCAAACAAAATTGCgtgaaaaattgaacaacGTGAGAAGCTTAGAAAAGAAAGTGTTGGCGTTGTTGATGCCAATAAAGGCAAGAAATTCCATGGACGATCAAACAATCGATAACATTGAAAGAATTGTATTTCAAATCAACGAACAGATTTTGGATCACTCAGTAagtgttgatgatttggCAACACGAATGGGAGAGCTAGACATTGAAAGCAACAAGAAGGTTGACGTGTTGTCCAGCTGCTCAAAGTTAAAGTTGAGAAAGAAATTAAGACAAATGTAG
- a CDS encoding transcription factor, putative (Similar to S. cerevisiae STD1;~In S. cerevisiae: involved in control of glucose-regulated gene expression), translated as MFGSPFTNNPTQKTSTPAVFKDNARNAIYKQLPVVTSNTASSIRSAPSQFLNNRHHVSSHRSMSSSSSIFSSITGGKRSVRSAPSIYSSSTATIPEDSEPVSTTVEQLVNDIVLHENHYRTVALEKGNQNIDVEEMYKISLGSDLQYQNVPESLIDWNLNVTRCKLILTQLPQITSTDIPYNQNALPQLVGDLAGICHIILIQPHISDKELIYTLLSSNLYKEHDLDVNFKKSVAEISVKQSRLLQINNGAGPSSITPEHSFLKFKFKEIAIRNYLINLAAAATTAHEYKLKMEHLKAVLKMEQQPGKKVKLSKEDKKVLWEQVRSDVFSRAGL; from the coding sequence ATGTTTGGTTCGCCATTTACAAACAATCCGACTCAAAAGACCTCGACGCCTGCGGTGTTTAAGGATAATGCGAGAAACGCTATATATAAACAGTTACCGGTTGTGACGTCCAACACTGCATCATCAATACGTTCAGCGCCGCTGCAGTTTCTCAATAACCGGCACCATGTTCTGCTGCATAGGTCCATGTCATCGTCGtcatcaatattttcatcCATTACTGGGGGCAAGCGCTCGGTGAGATCGGCCCCGTCTATTTATTCAAGTTCTACAGCCACGATACCAGAGGATCTGGAACCTGTTTCTACGACGGTGGAGCAGTTGGTCAATGATATTGTATTGCATGAAAATCATTATAGGACAGTTGCATTAGAGAAAGGTAATCAAAATATCGATGTTGAGGAGATGTACAAGATATCGCTTGGGTCAGACTTGCAGTACCAGAATGTCCCTGAATCCTTGATAGATTGGAACTTGAATGTCACTAGATGCAAGTTGATATTGACGCAGTTACCGCAGATCACATCTACGGATATACCATATAATCAGAATGCATTGCCGCAGTTGGTAGGCGACTTGGCAGGGATATGTCACATTATACTCATACAACCGCATATTTCCGACAAGGAGCTTATCTATACGTTACTTTCATCCAATCTATACAAAGAGCATGACTTGGACGtgaattttaaaaaatccGTTGCTGAAATTTCTGTGAAACAAAGCCGGTTGttacaaatcaataatggTGCAGGTCCATCGTCAATAACCCCGGAAcattcatttttaaaattcaaatttaaagaGATTGCTATTCGAAACTATTTAATCAATCTCGCTGCTGCGGCCACCACCGCACACGAGTACAAGTTAAAAATGGAGCATTTGAAAGCCGTTTTGAAAATGGAGCAGCAGCCCGGTAAGAAAGTCAAGTTGTCCAAAGAGGACAAAAAAGTATTGTGGGAGCAGGTACGACTGGATGTATTTCTGCGAGCTGGTTTGTAG
- a CDS encoding rRNA-processing protein, putative (Similar to S. cerevisiae FCF2;~In S. cerevisiae: essential nucleolar protein involved in the early steps of 35S rRNA processing), with amino-acid sequence MIPTIIETSETESFSEKCYIPEETTSLDDLFADLKKETCSAPAVEDYRSIEKSIQNLPKINASLESKLDKKPIRIHDPVGAKPAQTSDNGWFNMKQPEMTPEIKRDLQIIKQRSALDPKRHYKKDKWQIPKFFQMGTIIEGNTEFYSSRLKRKERGKTMVEELLHDDNTKKYFKRKYHEIQQSKTSGRKGFYKKVKNARKKY; translated from the coding sequence ATGATACCTACAATTATAGAAACCTCTGAAACCGAATCGTTTTCGGAAAAGTGCTACATCCCAGAAGAGACCACTTCTCTTGATGACTTGTTTGCAGACTTGAAGAAGGAAACATGTTCTGCACCTGCTGTGGAAGACTACAGATCCATCGAAAAATCCATTCAAAACTTGCCCAAAATAAATGCCAGCTTGGAATCAAAACTAGATAAAAAGCCTATCCGAATCCATGACCCGGTAGGAGCAAAACCCGCTCAGACGTCCGACAATGGATGGTTTAATATGAAACAGCCAGAAATGACACCTGAAATTAAAAGGGATctacaaataataaaacaaagaagTGCGTTGGACCCCAAGAGGCACTATAAAAAGGATAAATGGCAAATCCCTAAATTCTTCCAGATGGGAACAATCATTGAAGGCAATACCGAATTCTACTCATCAagattaaaaagaaaagaacGTGGTAAAACTATGGTTGAAGAGTTGCTACATGATGACAACACCAAGAAATACTTCAAGAGAAAGTACCACGAAATACAACAATCCAAAACCAGTGGCCGTAAAGGTTTTTataaaaaagtgaaaaatgCTAGGAAGAAATATTAA
- a CDS encoding subunit of Sec61 complex, putative (Similar to S. cerevisiae SEC61;~In S. cerevisiae: essential subunit of Sec61 complex (Sec61p, Sbh1p, and Sss1p); forms a channel for SRP-dependent protein import and retrograde transport of misfolded proteins out of the ER; with Sec63 complex allows SRP-independent protein import into ER): MSGFRVLDLVKPFSPFLPEVIAPERKVQFQQRVMWTIITLLIFLVMSEIPLYGIASSDSSDPLFWLRMMLASNRGTLMELGISPIVSSGMLFQLLQGTKIIHVDMQNKNDRETFQTAQKLLAILLAVGQATVYVLTGMYGPPSSLGVGVCLLLILQLVFASTIVILLDELLQKGYGLGSGVSLFTATNTCEQVFWKAFAPTTSTSAKGTEFDGAVVAMFHLLGSRKDKKRALIESFYRQNLPNMFQLLATLLVFFAVVYLQGFRIELPMKSTRQRGPYGSYPIRLFYTSNIPIMLESALASNIFIISQLLFMRWPNNLFVKLLGTWDARPGSSQLYANGGLAYYIQPPFNFTDALLDPIKTTIYIAFVLGSCAVFSTTWIEISGTSPRDIAKQFKEQGLVIAGHRDTSAYKELKKIIPIAAAFGGATIGALSVICDLMGTLGSGTSILLAVTTIYGYYELAVKEGGFNKSIVSGFSDGI, encoded by the coding sequence ATGAGTGGATTTCGAGTTTTAGATTTGGTGAAACCTTTCAGTCCCTTCTTACCAGAAGTCATTGCGCCTGAACGTAAAGTTCAATTCCAACAGCGTGTGATGTGGACCATCATAACtttgttgattttcttAGTGATGTCGGAAATCCCATTGTACGGTATCGCATCTAGTGATTCGAGTGATCCATTGTTCTGGTTGAGAATGATGTTGGCTTCCAATAGAGGTACTTTGATGGAGTTGGGGATCTCCCCAATTGTTTCCTCGGGAATGTTGTTCCAGTTGTTGCAAGGTACAAAAATCATCCATGTTGATatgcaaaacaaaaacgATAGAGAAACCTTCCAAACCGCTCAGAAATTATTGGCTATTTTGTTGGCCGTGGGTCAAGCCACCGTCTATGTGTTGACAGGAATGTACGGTCCACCAAGCTCGTTGGGGGTGGGCGTGtgcttgttgttgatcttGCAATTGGTTTTTGCAAGTACCATTGTCATCTTGTTGGACgaattgttgcaaaaagGTTATGGTTTGGGAAGCGGTGTTTCATTGTTCACTGCCACCAACACCTGTGAACAAGTGTTTTGGAAAGCATTTGCTCCAACAACCTCAACTTCCGCCAAGGGAACCGAATTCGACGGTGCGGTTGTGGCCATGTTCCACTTGTTGGGATCAAGAAAGGATAAAAAGAGAGCTTTGATCGAATCCTTCTACAGACAAAACTTGCCAAACATGTTCCAATTATTAGCTACCTTGTTGGTGTTTTTCGCCGTTGTGTACTTGCAAGGATTCAGAATCGAATTGCCAATGAAATCAACTAGACAAAGAGGTCCATACGGGCTGTACCCGATCAGATTGTTTTACACCTCCAACATTCCCATCATGTTGGAAAGTGCATTGGCTTCTAACATCTTTATCATCTCCCAGTTGTTATTCATGAGATGGCCAAATAACTTGTTTGTCAAATTGTTAGGTACATGGGACGCCAGACCCGGGTCGTCTCAATTATACGCCAACGGCGGTTTGGCCTACTACATCCAACCTCCATTCAACTTTACTGACGCCTTGTTGGACCCCATCAAGACCACTATCTATATTGCTTTTGTTTTAGGGTCTTGTGCTGTTTTCTCCACCACCTGGATCGAAATCAGCGGTACCTCGCCAAGAGATATTGCTAAACAATTCAAAGAACAAGGGTTGGTCATTGCCGGACACAGAGACACTTCGGCTTACAAggaattaaagaaaatcattCCTATTGCTGCTGCTTTTGGTGGTGCTACTATCGGTGCATTGTCGGTTATTTGCGATTTGATGGGTACCCTTGGTTCTGGTACTTCTATTCTTTTGGCTGTAACTACCATTTACGGGTACTACGAGTTGGCAGTAAAAGAAGGTGGTTTCAACAAGTCAATTGTTAGTGGATTTTCCGATGGCATTTGA
- a CDS encoding D-fructose-1,6-bisphosphate 1-phosphohydrolase, putative (Similar to S. cerevisiae FBP1) produces MSGPVDSVSKQMNVDTDIITLTRFILQEQQTVAPTATGELSLLLNALQFAFKFIAHNIRRAELVNLIGVSGSANSTGDVQKKLDVIGDEIFINAMRSSNNVKVLVSEEQEDLIVFPGGGTYAVCTDPIDGSSNIDAGVSVGTIFGVYKLQEGSSGGISDVLRPGKEMVAAGYTMYGASAHLALTTGHGVNLFTLDTQLGEFILTHPNLKLPDHKNIYSLNEGYSNKFPEYVQDYLKDIKKEGYSLRYIGSMVADVHRTLLYGGIFAYPTLKLRVLYECFPMALLMEQAGGSAVTIKGERILDILPKGIHDKSSIVLGSKGEVEKYLKHVPK; encoded by the coding sequence ATGAGTGGTCCCGTTGATTCCGTTTCTAAGCAAATGAATGTCGATACCGACATCATTACGTTAACACGTTTTATATTACAAGAGCAGCAAACTGTTGCACCAACCGCTACTGGTGAgttgtcgttgttgttgaatgCGCTTCAATTTGCATTCAAGTTTATTGCCCATAATATTAGAAGAGCCGAATTGGTTAATCTTATTGGTGTTTCTGGCTCGGCCAACTCTACTGGTGATGTGCAAAAGAAGTTGGATGTTATTGGTGACGAAATCTTTATCAATGCCATGAGATCTTCAAACAATGTCAAGGTTTTGGTTTCGGAAGAGCAGGAAGACCTTATCGTGTTTCCAGGCGGTGGGACCTATGCTGTGTGTACTGATCCAATTGACGGGTCGTCCAATATTGATGCTGGTGTTTCTGTTGGTACTATTTTTGGTGTGTACAAATTGCAAGAGGGTTCTTCAGGTGGGATCAGTGATGTTTTGCGTCCTGGTAAGGAAATGGTTGCTGCTGGGTATACTATGTATGGTGCCTCTGCACATTTGGCATTAACTACTGGCCACGGGGTTAATCTCTTTACGTTGGACACGCAATTGGGTGAGTTTATCTTAACTCATcctaatttgaaattgccCGACCACAAGAATATCTATTCGTTGAATGAGGGGTACTCGAACAAGTTCCCAGAGTATGTCCAAGACTATTTGAAGGATATCAAGAAGGAAGGGTATAGTTTGAGATACATTGGGCTGATGGTTGCTGATGTCCATCGTACCCTTTTGTATGGTGGTATTTTTGCTTATCCTACATTAAAGTTGAGAGTGTTGTATGAATGTTTCCCCATGGCTTTGTTGATGGAGCAAGCAGGAGGTTCTGCTGTCACCATCAAGGGTGAGAGAATCTTGGATATCTTGCCAAAGGGTATACACGACAAGAGTTCGATTGTGTTGGGATCGAAAGGTGAAGTTGAAAAGTATTTGAAGCATGTACCAAAATAG
- a CDS encoding monocarboxylate transporter, putative (Similar to S. cerevisiae MCH1;~In S. cerevisiae: protein with similarity to mammalian monocarboxylate permeases, which are involved in transport of monocarboxylic acids across the plasma membrane): MHKHLHHVSHTIKSYLSTHIALDNLKVLAFLISLLSCLVAGSILLFSLYTSSFHDVLGLSYLQINLIASLSALGMYFCLPVLGYLADSYGPALLSLFSIWFFCPSYFVNSYLVSSKSESVVGFCVCFCLIGLATSSLYFSSLITCARIYPDHKGLAISLPITCYGLSALLGAQILKLPYFHHHENLDLQVVFSFFAWLYLVVGIASFVSSSIVIVESELLFNVATTPDEETALLELTPTRSLEPPNHHRRFIEFLKDPSAWILLVSLILNIGPMESYQNNLGSILKHTNGADLPNQVSIMAASSTGARLLLGVLSDYVSEYVCRVWILVVVIMVGVVGQFSQSSAILNGVSYGGMFTIYPTIVASIWGIDIMGSTWGSFMVAPALGSVIFSMFYGRNADSCSDCLSHYFYTTAGAMIISCIFVLVAWKIWYAKGFTRF; encoded by the coding sequence ATGCATAAACACCTACACCATGTTTCTCATACCATCAAGTCTTATTTATCAACTCATATCGCCTTAGACAACCTTAAGGTATTGGCGTTTTTGATTTCGCTCTTGTCTTGTCTTGTGGCAGGGTcgatattgttgttttcattgTACACGTCATCGTTCCATGATGTTTTGGGTTTGTCGTATTTGCAGATTAACTTGATAGCGTCGTTATCGGCGTTGGGGATGTACTTTTGTTTGCCTGTATTGGGGTACTTGGCTGATTCGTATGGCCCGGCgttgttgtcgttgtttctgatttggtttttctGTCCCAGCTACTTTGTCAATAGTTATTTGGTGAGTTCAAAGAGCGAGTCGGTGGTGGGGTTCTGCGTTTGTTTTTGTCTTATTGGGCTAGCCACATCGTCGTTATACTTTTCGAGCTTGATTACGTGTGCACGTATCTACCCTGACCATAAAGGGTTGGCGATTTCTTTGCCTATAACCTGTTATGGTCTTTCTGCGTTGCTTGGGGCACAAATCTTGAAGTTGCCGTATTTCCACCACCACgaaaatttggatttgCAGGTGGTTTTCCTGTTTTTTGCGTGGCTTTATTTGGTGGTGGGTATTGCCAGTTTTGTCTCTAGTTCTATTGTTATAGTTGAGCTggagttgttgtttaatgTGGCAACGACGCCAGACGAGGAGACGGCATTGCTTGAACTCACACCAACGAGATCCCTCGAACCGCCCAACCACCACCGGAGATTTATAGAGTTTCTTAAGGACCCGTCAGCATGGATTTTGCTTGTGTCGTTGATCCTTAACATTGGCCCGATGGAGAGTTATCAGAACAATTTGGGGTCGATTTTGAAGCATACCAATGGCGCAGATTTGCCGAACCAAGTCAGTATTATGGCTGCATCATCGACGGGGGCGCGGTTGTTATTGGGAGTGTTATCGGACTATGTGTCCGAATATGTTTGTCGAGTATGgatattggtggtggtgataatGGTTGGGGTAGTGGGACAGTTTTCACAATCGTCAGCCATCCTCAACGGTGTTTCGTATGGCGGTATGTTTACGATATATCCTACGATTGTTGCCTCGATCTGGGGCATTGACATTATGGGGTCTACGTGGGGGTCATTTATGGTTGCGCCCGCTCTTGGGTCGGTCATTTTCTCGATGTTTTATGGGCGGAATGCCGATTCGTGTTCTGATTGTTTGCTGCATTATTTCTACACGACTGCTGGGGCAATGATTATTAGTTGTATATTTGTGCTTGTGGCGTGGAAGATATGGTACGCCAAAGGGTTTACGAGATTTTGA